The region TGGAAAACTACAAATTTATAACTCCCCCTTGCTCCCTTGCCCAACTTCAAATGTTTATTGACTCTATTGAGTCTACTTTTGATTTAAGTATATCTGGTAAATTTATGCTAAAAGATGTTGAGTGTAATATGGTTTGTGATGGAATAAATCATCAAATAGATGAATTAAACAAAGAGAATGAAGAACTTTATACAAAACTTGAATTTCTAAAAAATCATATTTTAACATTTTTAGGAAACACTGATGGAAACTATGTTTCTATTCAAAGATTAGATAAAGAAGGCTTTTTCTTAAGTCTTACAAAAAATAGATATAATTCAATAAAAGATGAACTTTTAAATTCCCATTTAATAGTAGATGATGAGTTGCTATTGTTTAAAGATTTTAATATAAAAGTTCAAACAACAAGTGTAAAAATCTCTTGTAGTTTAAGTGATACAATCTCTGATAAATATGTACATAATCTAAGAAAAATCATAGAATTAAATAAATTGGTATTTAAAGAAAAGCTATTAGAGTTTGAAAAAAAGTTTGCAACACTTTTAGAGGATTTAGTACAGTTTATTGCTGAGGTTGATTTAACAGTTTCAAATATTAAAACAGCAAAAAAATACAACTATGTAGCTCCTAAGATAGTTAAAACAAAAGATGACGAAAACTTTTTAGAGATAATAGATTTAAGACACCCAATTATTGAAGCAAATGAAGAGCAGGGGATTTATGTACCAAATGATATTATTTTAGGAGAACTTTCTTTATCAAAAGAGGAACATAAAAATAATGTAATAATAAAAAACTCAAACCCTATAAATATGTTTGATAATAAGATGCATGGTATTTTACTTTACGGTATCAACTCTTCAGGAAAATCTTCACTTATGAAATCAATTGGAATCGCAGTTATTTTAGCCCAAGCAGGATTTTATGTACCTTGTAAATCTATGAGATTTTCTATTTTTGATTCAGTATTTACTAGAATTAGTGGTGCTGATAATATAGCAAAAGGGCTTTCATCTTTTGCTGTTGAGATGCTTGAATTAAAAAATATCTTTAATAGAGCAACTAAACAATCTTTAGTTTTAGGGGATGAAATATCACATAGTACAGAAACAATGAGTGGATTAAGTATTGTTGCCAGTGCTATTTTAAAATTAGCAAAATTAGAATCTCTTTTTGTATTTGCAACCCACCTTCATCAACTTCCTGAAATAGATGAGATATCAAAACTAAAAAATATCATCTCTTTACATCTATCTGTGATGTATAAAGATGAAGAGGATAAACTTATATTTGATAGAAAACTAAAACATGGAAGTGGTTCTTCTATGTATGGTTTAGAATATGCCAAATCACTTCATATGGATAGGGAGTTTTTAGCAGTTGCAAATGATATTAGAAAAAAACTAACAGATGATTACTCTCCTGTTGAAAGACTTACTCAAAAGAAATCATCTAAATACAATAAAGATGTATTTGTTAGTTCTTGTATTATTTGTGGTAGAGCTTGTGATGATGTACATCATATTAAAGAGCAAGCAAGAGCAAATAAAGATGGCTTTATAGGTCATGTAAATGCAAACCATAAGTATAATCTAATCCCTTTATGTAAAGAACACCATAAGATGGTACACGATGGAACTATAAATGTAAATGGTTTTGTTTCAACTTCAAAAGGTTTGGAATTACATTATACAATGGTAAATGAGGAAAAATAGATAGTTAAATCTCTTAATAGTTATTTATTTCTCCCTTTATCTCAAAAATTGAACCATTATTATATTTATATGTAAATTCACCAAATAACTGATACTTAACAATTGTATTAACTAATTTTAAACCTAAAGTTTTATTAGACAGTTCAAGAAAATCTTTTATCTCTTTTTTCCCATTATCTTTAACTATTATAATAATTTTTTTATTTCTTGGATTTGAGATTATAAGTTCTAATTTATTTTCTTTTTGATTGTTAAAGGCATATTTAAAGGCATTTGTAATTAATTCATTTAAAATAATACCAAGTGGCATAACTGATTGTATATCAAGTTCTAACTCATCAACATTAATAGTCAAATCTAAATTTTTATTTATTGAATAAGAGTTAATTATTGCATTTATTAAATCAGTTACATAATTTTTTAGATTTATTCTATTTAAGTCTTTTGATTCATATATTTTTTGATGAATTAATACCATAGTAAAAATTCTTTCTTGAATATCTTTTAAGGCTTTTTTAGTTTCTTCATCTTTCATATTTAATTCTTGAAGTTGAATCAAGCTTATTGTTAATGTAAGGTTATTTTTTACTCTATGATGAATTTCTCTTAATAATACTTCTTTTTCTTCTAAAGATTTTGAAATTACATTAGTTTTATCTTCTACTCTTTTGTCAAGTATTTTAATATTATTTTCGAAAAAATCTAACATATTATCAAAAGACTCTCCTAAAATTCCAATATCATTATCACCTTTTACATTTGATCTTATATTTCTATTGCCTTTTGTTACTAAGGTTGCTGTTTTTGTAAGTTTATTAATATCTTTTAATATCTTTCCAAAAGA is a window of Halarcobacter sp. DNA encoding:
- a CDS encoding MutS-related protein translates to MREEVQELLDDKKTLLTVTYFKLQKMFEEKYGKNTVVLMEIGTFFEVYEVNNDDEQIGKAKEIAELLNIQLTRKNKSILENSKENPIMAGVPAISLEKHLARIISEQKYTVVIIRQKGLPPKVTRYLDTVVSPGTNFDFVIDQDENNITSLVIDEIKGIYLVGYSAIDVTTGKCFYNEIHGTSEDKFFALDEVFNYMNMHKTNEIVVTFKDKNINQKEVVDYLELKLKTFHIGNFIPKITYQNELFKNVFNIESLLTAIEHLDMERVPLSSESLAILIDFVIGHDSNIVQKLSFPVKLDVSKYIYLGNNALEQLNIIETTHNPSLIKLINNTSTAMGKRLLKERLTHPIKESKELLRRFALSKELFDYHAPIENELANIYDIERLTRRIKLNRLHPFELNYLYDSLLSIKEVVTFMENYKFITPPCSLAQLQMFIDSIESTFDLSISGKFMLKDVECNMVCDGINHQIDELNKENEELYTKLEFLKNHILTFLGNTDGNYVSIQRLDKEGFFLSLTKNRYNSIKDELLNSHLIVDDELLLFKDFNIKVQTTSVKISCSLSDTISDKYVHNLRKIIELNKLVFKEKLLEFEKKFATLLEDLVQFIAEVDLTVSNIKTAKKYNYVAPKIVKTKDDENFLEIIDLRHPIIEANEEQGIYVPNDIILGELSLSKEEHKNNVIIKNSNPINMFDNKMHGILLYGINSSGKSSLMKSIGIAVILAQAGFYVPCKSMRFSIFDSVFTRISGADNIAKGLSSFAVEMLELKNIFNRATKQSLVLGDEISHSTETMSGLSIVASAILKLAKLESLFVFATHLHQLPEIDEISKLKNIISLHLSVMYKDEEDKLIFDRKLKHGSGSSMYGLEYAKSLHMDREFLAVANDIRKKLTDDYSPVERLTQKKSSKYNKDVFVSSCIICGRACDDVHHIKEQARANKDGFIGHVNANHKYNLIPLCKEHHKMVHDGTINVNGFVSTSKGLELHYTMVNEEK